The genomic segment ataagccaagttttcatgaattaattgtttttcgactacctaacctacctaacctaacctaactttttcggctacctaacctaacctaacctataaagataggttaggttaggttaggttaggtagggttggttaggttcggtcatatatctacgttaattttaactccaataaaaaaaaattgacctcatacataatgaaatggggtagctttatcattacataagaaaaaaattagagaaaatatattatttcaggaaaacttggcttattaggcaaatcgggccttgcatagtaggccgaaaagggcattctggctactaggtacgacatatatatatatattatatatatatatatatatatatatatatatatatatatatatatatatatatatatatatatatatatacaggggtaCTACCTCTGATGCAATTGTAGGGactcatagcctcggagaagaaaataaagagtactcagagaagtacTCTGAGTACTAATATAtatacatcatcaagagaagtttggctacagctgggtgtccagcagaaagggaacctcagttgtgcagacctgacaacagccaccaacgcccagatggagtcaccctgcagccatggagggaaggtaaacaggtcatatgggactacacgtgcgtgtctacattggctgatacctatctacctcacagcacagctgagggaggcggggcggccaccttcaggaagacccagaaaactaagaaGTACAGGgatctagaacgttgttacaggttcgtgccgataggctctgaggctctgggcgcctggggtaaatgtgcacttaagttcctaaaggaggtgggtgaggacctcattgggaaaactaaagactcacgagcggccagtttcctgttccagcgcctcagtgtcgcagttcagaggggaaatgcatgctgtatcctgggtacgcacccaacctccgaggagctggatgaggtcttcgacGAGAAAAATAGATGGTATTGCAGTCTCTttaggcagatggaatgccagtcacataaaaaaaaaaatagtaaaaaagGAAAAAAGGTTAAACTGCAAGTTGTCTTCACAGTGaggtaaactgtaggataaagcagagggaaaaacatttaaaaatactttactttgatagaaaaatgaaattaaacaaattacaaaacaaaatatccaggcttggctctaatacaaagtgtgcaaaacaaacaagatgaacaatcaaatttacgttaAATAAAATATGATGCAGGAATACTGTGAGTCAAACTGAATAGCTCTGTTACCACACCGgggtatgtcaacaggtctactcatcagagcactcaggagtaatctgaacTGTAGTGGGCTAAGTAGCCCTATATATACACGATGGCGGCCGTGCAGATGGCGCTGGTTACTTCTTTAACTATTAACCGGCTCttaaactgcttgtttcagaTGGGTGTgctcccagcgacccaggtgcgaggtggggtgacgggccgtggtgaagagggaggtggggtgacgggccgtggtgaagaggggggtggggtgacgggccgtggtgaagagggaggtggggtgacgggccgtggtgaagaggggggtggggtgacgggccgtggtgaagaggggggtggggtgacgggccgtggtgaagaggggagactggtagtactgtctagacgtctggaagtagttgttgttgttgttgttgctgcagtACTTTAATATATAGGTGTGGTATGGgtagaataggtgatgatggaacaggccgaatctcttcctagagattttaccgtgacattataatatatatatatatatatatatatatatatatatatatatatatatatatatatatatatgtatatatatatatatatatatatatatatatatatccctgagtgctctgtgttcccttctctgaggctgtgggtccctataattacaccagtggtggtacccccctatatatatatatatatatatatatatatatatatatatatatatatatatatatatatatatatatatatatatatgtcgtacctagtagccagaactcacttaccagcctactatgcaaggcccaatttgcctaataagccaagttttcatgaattaattgtttttcgactacctaacctaacctaacctaacctaacctataaagataggttaggtagggttggttaggttcggtcatatatctacgttaattttaactccaataaaaaaaattgacctcatacataatgaaatgggtagctttatcatttcataagaaaaaaattagagaaaatatattaattcaggaaaacttggcttattaggcaaatcgggccttgcatagtaggctgacaagtgcgttctggctattaggtacgacatatatatatatatatatatatatatatatatatatatatatatatatatatatatatatatatatatatttatgatcgatgttcccttcgggaatcttaattttaagatgaataggaaaaccagggatatactgaacatcttgtttcagattctttactttaaaatgcataacgtttcgaatacttctcgtattcatcatcagatctaaaagaaaaaacagaaatcacaatcaaataactaggtaaacaaagaactcatactgaatataattgcctatcaaagaaaggaaaatgcttaaaaaacaaaacacttaagcgcacttaaagtgatcaatacaaatgaaaacttattaactgtcacatatataaaagctaatttaaaaatccattagacTTACAAGACTGAAATttgtaactactaaaacaaaccattctattaaacttacgtgaagtgatcagaagtgaaacttgatacctaacacatagatactaaacactataacaaatattcatataatgactacaaatctacaaaaaatgtatataaaatacaaacagaataaacgacaactataaagtactaaccaaaatcttataaaaactcaaatattaaataaattaaataccaaaaaatgtattatatatcctaaataaaagattataataatgtacaatgtcaagacttgaaataagtaagaaagggcaaaggcatgataaactaaacaaaattataataaaattaaactaccagaatgaactataaatcaatttacagggcctactgtgcactatacagtgtacaattgaacagctgaaaggttgctatttaacagaggccgcagctcctttatatatatggACATggaatacttatatataaaggagctgcggcctctgttaaatagcaacctttcagctgttcaattgtacactgtatagtgcacagtaggccctgtaaattgatttatagttcattctggtagtttaattttattataattttgtttagtttatcatgcctttgccctttcttacttatttcaagtcttgacattgtacattattataatcttttatttaggatatataatacattttttggtatttaattttatttaatatttgagtttttataagattttggttagtactttatagttgtcgtttattctgtttgtattttatatacattttttgtagatttgtagtcattatatgaatatttgttatagtgtttagtatctatgtgttaggtatcaagtttcacttctgatcacttcacgtaagtttaatagaatggtttgttttagtagttataaatttcatcttgtaatctaatggatttttaaattagcttttacatatgtgacagttaataagtttcatttgtattgatcactttaagtgcgcttagtgttttgttttttaagcattttcttttctttgataggcaattatattcagtatgagttctttgtttactagttatttgattgtgatttctgttttttcttttagatctgatgatgaatacgagaagtattcgaaacgttatgcattttaaagtaaagaatctgaaacaagatgttcagtatatccctggttttcctattatatatatatatatatatatatatatatatatatatatatatatatatatatatatacataccaaaCTTCATAACACATATATGACTGaaacttcataaacacatatatttatgaccgaaagggtaagattaatgtttcttatgtttttcttcactgttgagggtCGTTGAAAAATgaactccaaagttcattttcacactttatttatggtctgacgcctagaagcgtttcgcaagacacttcttacattttcaaagacagttTTACATACTCTGTTGATGCTTATATTCGTTTATGGAGTGATACaggacacgaatcaatgggtacattGCGTGTTTTATCTTCTTATGTgtcggttcggggtcttgaagtgggtagaatgtaagtgtgtgttaattggctgttgatttgctggttttgactttttgatgtgtagggcctcgctgatgtcgagtctcctgttgtcgttgtatctatcgataatttctgtgttgcttgttaagatttataTGGTGAtgctctggttgtgtgaggagattatatgctccttgatggagccctgttgtttgtgcattgttaatcgcctagaaatagacactgttgtcttgcctatatactgagatctttggggctaacATTCCCCAAGTGGGCAAGTGAAGGCATAgaagacgttggtttccttcaaggcgttctgtttggtgtttggagagttcttcatgagtaggttgacgGTTTTCATGTTTTTGtattaaattgttaattgtatcttttgatttgtgtgtgtggggataacgttcatattaataatatctttcaggacactttcctccattttatgagccgtcgaaaagaagttcctgtaaaacagtcttataggaggtacaagtgttgtgttagttgattcgtcagaggttgcatggcgtttcacctttattttaatgacgtcttcaacataaccgttagagaaaccattgttgactaggacctgccttacccttcagagttcttcatcgacctgcttccaaccagagctgtgagagctcggtcgacgtaagcattgacaacactccgcttgtacctatctgggcagtctctgttggcattaaggcactGTTGGCAGTGTCCTGAAATATTTTATTAAGAGGAACGTTATCCcgacagacacaaatcagaagatgCAAATCAGGCGTACGGAGGAAGAGGCGTTCGCCGGAGGAAGAGGCGTTCGCCGGAGGAAGAGGCGTTCGCCGGAGGGAGAGGCGTTCGCCAGAGGGAGAGGCGTAAGCCGGAGGGAGAGGCGTTCGCCGGAGGGAGAGGCATTCGCCGGAGGGAGAGGCGTTCGCCGGAGGGAGAGGCGTTCGCCGGAGGGAGAGGCGTTCGCCGGAGGGAGAGACTGTTTATCAGGGTACATAACTGCCATAATGGACTGTTGTTCAAAGCTTCAAGCATCAGATGGGATGCTTGAAAACTATTCAGACGCAGATTAGCGGCCAGCGAGCAACTCATCCTCAGGCTACGCTCGTCCAAGCTACGGCCGACTGCAAACACATTCGTAAATGTTAACTTTCCATGTAACCAAAAGCGGCATTTTCaaaattagtattaaaatattATGAATAGATTGATGAGAAACCGAAAATAAAGCATCAAAAGAAAGAAATATTGAAAGGGgaacgcgccaagccattacgactatataactaaAACATCAAAAGAACAACATACAAAAGTTGTGTTCAAGATTAATAACAGTTTTCGGAATGGTTTATAAATGCTATCATATTACGATATTTGCTCCCTAAGCGTTACCAAATGCTGCATTTGTGTTTACAATAAAGAAATTGATTAACTGTGCCGAATTATATTCAGAGGTGTGTGTGATGAATTTCATCTGGACATCTAACGTCTACCAGTGTTCGTGTCTGGCTTTGTGTTCGTGTCTGGCTTTGTGTTCGTGTCTGGCATTGTGTTCGTGTCTGGCATTGTGTTCGTGTCTGGCTTTGTGTTCGTGTCTGGCTTTGTGTTCGTGTCTGGCTTTGTGTTCGTGTCTGGCTCTGTGTTCGTGTCTGGCTCTGTGTTCGTGTCTGGCTTTGTGTTCGTGTCTGGCTTTGTGTTCGTGTCTGGCTTTGTGTTCGTGTCTGGCTTTGTGTTCGTGTCTGGCTCTGTGTTCGTGTCTGGCTTTGTGTTCGTGTCTGGCTCTGTGTTCGTGTCTGGCTTCGTGTTCGTGTCTGGCTTTGTGTTCGTGTCTGGCTTTGTGTCCGTGTCTGGCTTTGTGTTCGTGTCTGGCTTTGTGTTCGTGTCTGGCTTTGTGTTCGTGTCTGGCTTTGTGTTCGTGTCTGGCTTTGTGTTCGTGTCTGGCTTTGTGTTCGTGTCTGGCTCTGTGTTCGTGtctggtgctacatagtcgtccCAGGTTGGTGCCGCCTTTAAATAATTACTTTCTTGTGATCGTGTCTGCTTCAGTATTCAGAATTCAATTTTCTTCTGTTTTTTTCTCGCCTCTGTGACTTTGCTTGTGATTGGCTGTGTCCTAGTTTAttgaaataattatttttttgtaATTAAAATATTACTTAACTAGGTAATATTTTTACCTATTATCAAGGTATTTGTCCGATTAAGAGTATTAAATTCCAGCTCAAAGAATATTATTGTTTTTCTTCTCGACCAGAACTAAGGAGTTGTTCCATAAGGTCGTGACTCCGTGGGTGAGAAAGTTGTCCCCTGGATAATTTGTCCTGCTAATGAGGTAATTACTCCAGTAGGATATTAAGATCACTTGATAATTATTATGCTCGCTACAGGTAAGTTTTATAATAGGTTTCCTGTATAAACAAGTAGAATGGCGTCAGTTCAATTTTAAGTAAATTATTGAGCCAAAAACACCCTCGACTTCTTTCCGTCAAATTCTGACATTTTCTTAACAAGATGTGTGGTTTTAGTCTCAGAAGGAGGACTCCTCGCCACTCTGATTAAGGGTCTTgagttaaaaagttgtaatttggatAATTTTTCTTGCCAGAAGCGCTCTAAGTAGTTAGCGTGGGTAGTCATGGATATTCTCTCATGAAGAAagatttctttatatatatatatatatatatatatatatatatatatatatatatatatatatatatatatatatatatatatatatatatatatatatatatactatatatagtgTTGTGGGAAAACAGTGTTGCTCCAACAACAGTGGGTTCATTTTTGGCAAGCAAGTTAACTATTCAAGAGCCGTGTCGCCACAGCTTCAGTGGGACTTCAACCAACGCTGCCACTCTGAGGAAGTTGAGGATTCCTTCAGAACATTTCCCTGGTGGCACTTATACATTTTTCACATTTCTTGCAGTAATATTTTGtacaggggagaagagagaaagtggGTACACTGGGAAATATAAACCAGAGAACCTTACTGTATACTGTTGCAAGGGTTGCAAATCCTGTTTGGTGGTCTCTCGCCGACCTCTCCCTCCTGCCTGCAGGtagagttctctccctcactcctgcctgcaggtagagctctctccctccctcctgcctgcAGGTagagctctctccctcactcccaccTTGTTCTATTGCAGCCTGCACAAGGAGCTCTTCTATTATCTATTGCTTACACAACCTGCAGGAGCTTCATTCCATTGTTAGTGATACAGGCCTTCAGCTCAGCATTTCTTGTCTTCTTCCTTTCTTGTATCTTGGCATCACGTAAGCCTTTCTTTAAACTATAAAAGCTCTTCCTTTTTCAGAGAGGAGTTAAATACTATAGGCACGGGAGTGCACCGTGCTTCCACAGCCTCCTTCAGAAGCTAAGGTGATATGTCTGGGCGTACAGATTTTGTCATAGCCAGATTCATGCAGTTTATTTTGATGCTCCGGTGTTTTTATATAATCCCATATACTAACTTTTATATGTTTAGTGGGAGTGATCTCTTCAGCTCCGGCTCTTAACCATTAACCTACATGTGTGATGACTCCCTACCTACCTCTGGTTTAACTCCATGGGGTTTAAAAATTTGGGTCGTGGGAGGACCGTGtgatctaatctaatctaaattAGATTAGATCACAcgggagtgttgacattacagttttCTGGCTTATTGCTGTGTTGAGTTCTCTCCCCACGTGCAGGTTCACTCATTGTTTTGTCTCGATATCCCCCTGTATCCCCCTTCCAGTATCACGTATcttgtgatcatatcccttcaGAGGGAGGAGTTGGAGTCCATCTCTGCCACATGCCTCCGCgttcatatatatatcatactcATTCTTCCAGGAACAAAAAAAGGGGCGAAACTGCTCAAGGATATAAAACATGATGAAATTATTTTGAAAAGCAAAATGCCCCGTGAACTCTGTAATGGTGCAAGCCCCGGAGGCCATTGTTGCCAATTAACGACTAGATTTTATAAACCTTCAATGAGGGTCTGAAAGAATGTGTTTCTCTTTTAAAGGAAAATATTTTTATAGCTTTGATTTTTCTACTCTTCACTTTCAGTTaagttttttattatatatttcatcACTGCGATTCACAGCAGCGATTTGGACGAGTTTATGGTGTCAAGCATCaccgtctgccagctggtggtgtcaagcatcactgtctgccagctggtggtgtcaagcatcactgtctgccagctggtggtgtcaagcatcactgtctgccagctggtggtgtcaatCATCACTGTCTGCCAGCTGGTAGTGTCAAGCATCaccgtctgccagctggtggtgtcaagcatcaccgtctgccagctggtggtgtcaagcatcactgtctgccagctggtggtgtcaagcatcaccgtctgccagctggtggtgtcaagcatcactgtctgccagctggtggtgtcaagcatcactgtctgccagctggtggtgtcaatcatcactgtctgccagctggtagtgtcaagcatcactgtctgccagctggtggtgtcaatcatcactgtctgccagctggtggtgtcatgcatcaccgtctgccagctggtggtgtcaagcatcactgtctgccagctggtggtgtcatgcatcaccgtctgccagctggtggtgtcatgcatcaccgtctgccagctggtggtgtcaagcatcaccgtctgccagctggtggtgtcatgcatcaccgtctgccagctggtggtgtcaagcatcaccgactgccagctggtggtgtcaagcatTACCGTCTGCCAGCTGCTGGTGTCAAGCATcactgtctgccagctggtggtgtcatgcatcaccgtctgccagctggtggtgtcatgcatcaccgtctgccagctggtggtgtcaagcatcactgtctgccagctgggggtgtcaagcatcaccgtctgccagctggtggtgtcatgcatcaccgtctgccagctggtggtgtcaagcatcactgtctgccagctggtggtgtcatgcatcaccgtctgccagctggtggtgtcaagcatcactgtctgccagctggtggtgtcatgcatcactgtctgccagctggtggtgtcaagcatcactgtctgccagctggtggtgtcatgcatcactgtctgccagctggtggtgtcaagcatcaccgtctgccagctggtggtgtcaagcatcaccgtctgccagctggtggtgtcaagcatcaccgtctgccagcgggtggtgtcaagcatcactgtctgccagctggtggtgtcaagcatcactgtctgccagctggtggtgtcaagcatcaccgtctgccagctggtggtatGATACATCaccgtctgccagctggtggtatGATACATCaccgtctgccagctggtggtatGATACATCaccgtctgccagctggtggtatGATACATCACCGTCTGCCATTGCTGGGGACAAATGCATATTAAATTTATAAATGGTACACACACAGCTTATGTGCAGGATATTTTTAACGCAAAAATGTCAACACATTGAGAAAATATTTGCATTATACTCGGGGTAAACTTTTGATGATATTGACTACGTCGATGTGTGACGCGGCGTGGGTGACGGGAGGACGGGAGGGCGTCACGTGGGAGGACCTGGGTGACGGGAGGATGGGAGAGCGTCACGTGGGAGCAAAATGGAAAGGAGAGAAGGGCAATGGATCACGTACGGCTGACTGAGGGTAGCAAAGATAACATATATCCTCCATTGGTTTAGAAAGAGGGAAGTGTGTGGCATGGATGCTGGATAATACCACGTGATGAGATGGAAGATGTGTAGAGCATCGACtctttccccccatcccatcccatcttcccctctcacccaTTCCACAAACACCGTCGAGCCCAATGGAAAAACTTCCTTTGATGATAAAGTGGCCTCAGAGGAACGACTGAAGGACCCACACAAATAAGTCGCTCCCTCCACAACGACAACACGACTCTTCTAAGACTTCGCTGCAAGTTTGGTGTTAAAAGTTTTTATTTCTTGCTACCATTGATGATACTTGAAGTGAGTGCTCGTAACTTTTTTGTGTGCTTCGCGATTTCTGGTTGTGTTCGGAGTGCTACAGGATGGGCAGAATGACTTTTGTGCTGAATTATACTTAAATGTTGTAACATATacacaaatattatatatatatatatatatatatatatatatatatatatatatatatatatatatatatatatatatatatatatatatataaatatatatatgtagtacctagtagccagaacgcacttctcagcctactatgcaaggcccgatttgcctaataggccaagttttcatgaattaatgttttttcgactaccagctaacctaacctaacctaactttttctgctacctaacctaacctaacctttaaagataggttaggttaggttaggtagggttggttaggttcggtcatatatctacgttaattttaacgccaataacaaaaaattgacctcttacataatgaaatgggtagctttatcatttcatcagaaaaaattagagaaaatatattaattcaggataacttggcttattaggcaaatcaggccttgcatagtaggctgagaagtgcgttctggctactaggtacgacatatatatatatatatatatatatatatatatatatgggttaccaccactggtgcaattatagggacccacagcctcagagaagggaacactgaGCATTCAggaaaaaacttgccatttaactctgaatacgaaagagtgttcgcttctcctaccacccccttttttttttattatggtgtacactttattatgcaaggttatacagttacatatctgattttatacaaaaaatgaacattaagaggacacaagaaaaagttcgcttcctagaggctgtagatttcctcgaactactccgacgccgggcaggaaccacggatgcagcgagcattccccctctggatcgcgacactgaggcgctgaaagatatatatatatatatatatatatatatatatatatatatatatatatatatatatatatatatatatatatatatacatacatatataaaatattatatatatttatattataatatagtatatatattatattatctgTGAGAAAGCTGGAAGAACACGCAAgcaatatatcactaagaactttaattgacccggccaggaatcgaacccatgccgtccaggatcatccCTAAACATACACAGTTCCGT from the Procambarus clarkii isolate CNS0578487 chromosome 10, FALCON_Pclarkii_2.0, whole genome shotgun sequence genome contains:
- the LOC138363159 gene encoding uncharacterized protein, with product MAAVQMALVTSLTINRLLNCLFQMGVLPATQVRGGVTGRGEEGVFVSGFVFVSGFVFVSGIVFVSGIVFVSGFVFVSGFVFVSGFVFVSGSVFVSGSVFVSGFVFVSGFVFVSGFVFVSGFVFVSGSVFVSGFVFVSGSVFVSGFVFVSGFVFVSGFVSVSGFVFVSGFVFVSGFVFVSGFVFVSGFVFVSGFVFVSGSVFVSGAT